AGATCGACATGTCGGGCGAGAAGCACGGCGGCGACGCCACGCACGAGCCTGCGCCCGCCGCCGCACCCAAGTAAGGCGCCGCGCGGCGGCGGCTACCGCTTGAAGCGGCCTTCGCTGACGATGGAGAGATCGACGTAGTCGATGCCGGTATGGTCCGTCGGCGAGTAGCTCACGTCGATGTTGCCGCCCAGGTCGTACTGGAAGCTGTTGAGCGTGGCAATCAGCCTCGCGCGCGTGGGCTTGGGCCCCGTGCGGCGCAGCGCCTCCACCATCACCTTGGTGGCGACGAAGCCTTCGAGCAGCGCCGGCGACAGCTCGGTCTGTCCCTTGGCCTTGGCGAGCGCCATCGCCTCCTTGATCAGCGGATGGCCGAACGAGCGCTCGTAGGGCAGCACCTGCGTGACGATCACGCCGGCGCTGGCCGAGCCGAGCTCCTTGATGAAGCCCGAGGCGGCATTGTTCGACAGCGTGATGATCTGCGCCGCCGAGCCCGCGGCCCGCAGCGCCTTCACGCCTTCGGTCACCGCGGTGCCCGAGCCGATCCACAGCACCGCCTGCGCATTGGCCTTGAGCAGCTGCGGCACGATCGCCGAATAGTCGGGCTTGCTGCGGTCGGCCAGCGCCAGCACGGCCGGCGCGAGCCCGGCCTTCTCGAAGCCCTTGCTCGCGCCTTCCATCGCGTCCTTGCCGAACGAGTCGTCGGCCTGGACCACGGCAATGCGCTGGATGCCCGTGGTGTGCAGGTGCTGCACGGCCTTTTCGGCTTCGCGCTGGTAGGTCGAGCGCACGTTGAAGATGTTCTTCTGCAGCGGCTTGTGCAGCGCCATCGCGCCGGTGGAAGGGCCCACCAGCGCCACGCCGTACTTGTCGAGCAGCGGAATGACGGCCAGGGTGTTGGGCGTGCCGCGGTTGAGCAGCAGCGCCAGCACCTTCTTGTCCTCGATCAGGATGCGCGTGTTCTCGATCGAACGCTTCGCGTCCAGGCCATCGTCCAGCCGGATCACCTCGATCTGCTCGCCGTTGATGCCGCCCTGGGCATTGACCTGGTCGATGACCAGTTGCGAGCCCATGATCGTTTCCTTCACGCTTGCCGCCACGGGGCCCGACAGGTCGGCCGACTGGCCGATCACGATCTGCGCCGAGGCGCCGAGGGCGGACAGCGCAAAGAGCAGCGCAGCAGCGCGGGACGTGGACAACATCTTCATCATCGAACAGGCCTTTGGGCGAAGCGGATGCTTCTGTCAGAAGATGTGTAATGTGTTGCCGCAAGTGACATTCACTCGCTCGTGGAAACCCTGTCAAACCATAGTTCCCAGTGCTCTGGCGTTGCCGCGGCGGGGCCGCCAGCGCGTGCTCAGCGCTTGAAACGACCGTCACTGATGATCGCCAGGTCGGCGAAGTCGATGCCCGAATGGTCCTGCGGCGAATAGCTCACCTCGAGCCCGCCGAGGTCGTAGGCGCGCAGGCTCTCGAGCGCCGCCAGCACCTTGGCGCGTGTCGGCTTGGGTCCGGCGCGGCGCAATGCCTCGACCAGCACCTTGGCCGAAGCAAAGCCTTCGAGCGCGGCCGGCGAAAGCTCGGCCTGGCCCTTGGCGCGCGCCAGGGCGAGCGCTTCCTTGACCAT
This genomic window from Variovorax paradoxus contains:
- a CDS encoding ABC transporter substrate-binding protein encodes the protein MMKMLSTSRAAALLFALSALGASAQIVIGQSADLSGPVAASVKETIMGSQLVIDQVNAQGGINGEQIEVIRLDDGLDAKRSIENTRILIEDKKVLALLLNRGTPNTLAVIPLLDKYGVALVGPSTGAMALHKPLQKNIFNVRSTYQREAEKAVQHLHTTGIQRIAVVQADDSFGKDAMEGASKGFEKAGLAPAVLALADRSKPDYSAIVPQLLKANAQAVLWIGSGTAVTEGVKALRAAGSAAQIITLSNNAASGFIKELGSASAGVIVTQVLPYERSFGHPLIKEAMALAKAKGQTELSPALLEGFVATKVMVEALRRTGPKPTRARLIATLNSFQYDLGGNIDVSYSPTDHTGIDYVDLSIVSEGRFKR